One Felis catus isolate Fca126 chromosome D1, F.catus_Fca126_mat1.0, whole genome shotgun sequence DNA segment encodes these proteins:
- the LOC101100755 gene encoding olfactory receptor 10V1 encodes MEEINKTAKIQFFFRPFSADPKVQVGIFVAFLTMYLISLSGNTTIAVIVQINHSLHIPMYFFLANLAVLEIFYTSSIAPLALANLLSMGRTPVSIPGCGTQMFFFVFLGGADCVLLAVMAYDRFVAICYPLRYTHVMSWPLCVELVVGSLVLGFLLSLPLTILIFRLPFCNNNEIYHFYCDMPAVMRLACADTHIHKTALYIVSFIVLSVPLSLISISYVFIVAAILRIRSTEGRHRAFSTCSSHILVVLLQYGCTSFIYLSPSSSYSPEMGRVVSVVYTFITPILNPLIYSMRNKELKDALQKALRKF; translated from the coding sequence atggaagaaataaataaaactgcaaagATACAATTCTTCTTTCGTCCATTCTCAGCTGACCCTAAGGTACAAGTAGGCATTTTTGTGGCCTTCCTGACGATGTACCTGATCAGCCTCAGCGGAAACACCACAATTGCAGTCATTGTCCAGATCAACCACTCCCTCCACATccccatgtactttttcctgGCGAACCTGGCAGTTCTGGAAATCTTCTATACATCTTCCATTGCCCCACTGGCCTTGGCGAACCTTCTTTCAATGGGCAGGACTCCTGTTTCCATCCCTGGCTGTGGGacccaaatgtttttctttgtcttcctgggTGGAGCTGATTGTGTCCTGCTTGCGGTCATGGCTTATGACCGGTTTGTAGCCATCTGTTACCCTCTACGATACACCCACGTCATGAGCTGGCCCTTGTGTGTGGAGCTGGTGGTAGGGTCCCTGGTGCTGGGGTTCCTGCTGTCCCTGCCACTGACTATTTTGATCTTCCGTCTCCCATTCTGCAACAACAATGAGATCTACCACTTCTACTGTGACATGCCTGCTGTCATGCGCCTGGCCTGTGCggacacacacattcacaagACTGCCCTGTACATCGTCAGCTTCATCGTCCTAAGCGTCCCGCTCTCATTAATCTCCATCTCCTACGTCTTCATCGTGGCAGCCATTTTACGGATCCGGTCAACAGAAGGGCGCCACCGagccttctccacctgctcctcGCACATCTTAGTGGTCCTCCTGCAGTATGGCTGCACCAGCTTTATATACTTGTCTCCCAGTTCCAGCTACTCTCCTGAGATGGGCCGGGTGGTGTCCGTGGTCTACACCTTCATCACTCCCATTTTAAACCCTTTGATCTACAGTATGCGGAACAAGGAACTGAAAGATGCCCTACAGAAGGCGCTGAGGAAGTTCTAG